One window of the Trifolium pratense cultivar HEN17-A07 linkage group LG2, ARS_RC_1.1, whole genome shotgun sequence genome contains the following:
- the LOC123909985 gene encoding proline iminopeptidase-like, whose amino-acid sequence MADHLLPLVFGGLWGSTLALAYSQTHPDKVTGIVLRGIFLLRKKEIDWFYEGGAAAIFPDAWEPFRDLIPENERGCFLDAYKEIKL is encoded by the exons ATGGCAGATCATCTTTTACCTCTG GTATTTGGGGGGTTATGGGGAAGCACACTTGCCCTTGCATACAGCCAAACTCACCCAGATAAG GTTACTGGCATAGTCCTCAGGGGTATCTTCCTTCTAAGGAAGAAAGAGATTGATTGGTTTTATGAAGGTGGTGCTGCTGCAATATTCCCTGATG CCTGGGAGCCATTCAGAGATCTTATCCCAGAAAATGAGAGAGGCTGCTTCCTTGATGCTTATAAGGAGATTAAACTCTGA